The following coding sequences are from one Bacteroidales bacterium window:
- a CDS encoding NUDIX hydrolase, translating to MPYCYEYPRPAVATDIVLIAHQKLETNVLLIKRKNNPYKGMWAFPGGFMDMNEFLIDTARRELYEETGIKINELIFFGIYDDPNRDPRGRTIGIVYYALLNKTIPTQSGDDALQAQWFSIDNLPPLAFDHPKIWQDIQHKILTHI from the coding sequence ATGCCTTATTGCTACGAATATCCCCGCCCAGCAGTAGCCACCGATATTGTTTTAATAGCCCACCAAAAATTAGAGACCAACGTTTTACTTATTAAACGTAAAAATAATCCTTACAAAGGCATGTGGGCATTCCCAGGTGGTTTTATGGACATGAACGAATTTTTAATCGATACCGCCCGTAGAGAATTATACGAAGAAACCGGAATAAAAATAAACGAACTCATTTTTTTTGGTATATACGACGATCCCAACCGCGACCCACGAGGAAGAACAATAGGCATTGTATATTATGCATTATTAAACAAAACCATCCCCACTCAATCGGGCGACGATGCCTTACAAGCTCAATGGTTTTCTATTGATAACTTACCACCTTTAGCTTTCGACCACCCAAAAATATGGCAAGATATTCAACACAAAATATTAACACATATTTGA
- a CDS encoding TlpA family protein disulfide reductase, translating into MIKISYLLLAAIISISFMVPHQLSVPKKYESLQSNKDKITVGTEIGNKAPELKLKNPDGKEIALSSLKGKMVLIDFWASWCGPCRRENPNVVAAYKKYKDKKFKNGKGFTVYSVSLDKSAESWKRAIQQDSLIWENHVSDLMYWNSEAARLYGVMGIPTNWLIDGNGIIVAKNLRGSTLEQELEKQLK; encoded by the coding sequence ATGATTAAAATTTCATACCTTTTATTAGCAGCTATTATTAGCATTAGCTTTATGGTACCTCATCAATTATCAGTACCAAAAAAATATGAATCGCTTCAATCAAATAAAGACAAAATTACGGTAGGTACAGAAATTGGGAATAAGGCTCCCGAATTAAAATTAAAAAATCCCGATGGTAAAGAAATAGCTCTAAGTTCCCTAAAAGGGAAAATGGTACTCATAGATTTTTGGGCATCGTGGTGCGGTCCATGCCGACGCGAAAACCCAAATGTAGTAGCCGCATACAAAAAATACAAAGATAAAAAATTTAAAAACGGCAAAGGCTTTACCGTTTATAGCGTTTCGCTCGACAAAAGCGCCGAAAGTTGGAAAAGAGCTATTCAACAAGATAGCCTTATATGGGAAAATCATGTTAGCGATCTCATGTACTGGAATAGCGAAGCCGCCCGCTTATACGGAGTGATGGGCATACCTACCAACTGGCTCATCGATGGAAACGGTATAATAGTGGCCAAAAATTTAAGAGGCTCAACTCTAGAACAAGAACTCGAAAAACAGCTTAAATAA
- the murA gene encoding UDP-N-acetylglucosamine 1-carboxyvinyltransferase, translating into MSSFVVEGGKPLYGEISVQGAKNEALQVICATLLTKEEVIINNIPEILDVLKLNELLQTLGVEIKKIDTGKYSYKAENININQIYSDDFYQKAAKLRGSIMVVGPLLARFGTAIIPKPGGDKIGRRHLDTHFFGFEKLGAKSKFNHDRSLFSVKASKLKGQYMLLDEASVTGTANIIMASVLAEGTTTIFNAACEPYVQQLCRMLNKMGAKINGVGSNLLTIEGVTSLKGTQHTILPDMIEVGSFIGLAALTQSDITIKNVGFEHLGIIPQSFKKLGIPVERSGIDDIHIPPLKHYEIETYLDGSILTIADAIWPGLSPDLLSIFLVVAIQAKGSVLIHQKMFESRLFFVDRLIEMGAQIILCDPHRAIVIGHNRRVPLHAIEMSSPDIRAGVALLIAALSANGTSKIHNIEQIDRGYLEIDKRLNNLGANIKRL; encoded by the coding sequence ATGAGTTCATTTGTTGTTGAAGGTGGTAAACCACTATACGGAGAAATAAGCGTGCAAGGAGCTAAAAACGAAGCCTTACAAGTTATATGCGCCACATTACTTACAAAAGAAGAAGTTATTATTAATAATATTCCCGAAATACTCGATGTTTTAAAATTAAACGAACTTCTACAAACTTTAGGTGTTGAAATAAAAAAAATTGACACAGGCAAATATTCGTATAAAGCAGAAAACATAAACATAAACCAAATTTATTCGGACGATTTTTATCAAAAAGCAGCCAAACTACGAGGCTCTATTATGGTAGTCGGTCCTTTACTAGCTCGCTTTGGGACAGCCATAATACCCAAACCTGGCGGCGATAAAATAGGACGCCGCCACCTCGATACCCATTTTTTTGGTTTTGAAAAATTAGGAGCAAAATCAAAATTCAATCACGACCGAAGCTTATTCTCTGTAAAAGCATCGAAACTCAAAGGTCAATACATGCTCCTCGACGAAGCCTCTGTTACCGGAACTGCCAACATAATTATGGCATCCGTTTTAGCAGAAGGTACTACTACCATTTTCAATGCAGCTTGCGAACCCTACGTCCAACAACTGTGCCGAATGCTAAACAAAATGGGAGCTAAGATAAATGGAGTTGGCTCCAACTTGCTCACCATCGAAGGAGTTACATCGCTCAAAGGCACACAACATACCATACTACCCGATATGATAGAAGTAGGTAGTTTTATAGGCTTAGCTGCTCTAACACAAAGCGATATCACTATTAAAAATGTTGGTTTCGAACACCTTGGTATCATTCCACAATCGTTCAAAAAATTAGGCATCCCTGTCGAACGCTCTGGTATAGACGATATTCATATTCCCCCACTCAAACATTACGAAATTGAAACCTACCTCGATGGTTCCATTCTTACTATAGCCGACGCTATATGGCCTGGCTTAAGTCCCGACTTATTGAGCATTTTTTTAGTAGTTGCCATTCAAGCCAAAGGAAGCGTTCTAATACATCAAAAAATGTTCGAAAGTCGCCTCTTCTTCGTTGATCGTTTAATAGAAATGGGAGCTCAAATTATTCTTTGCGACCCTCACCGAGCTATTGTTATAGGTCATAACCGCCGTGTTCCACTTCATGCCATCGAAATGAGCTCGCCCGATATTCGTGCCGGTGTTGCCCTCCTCATCGCTGCCCTTTCGGCAAATGGAACAAGTAAAATTCATAATATCGAGCAAATAGACAGAGGTTATCTAGAAATTGATAAAAGATTAAATAACTTAGGAGCAAATATAAAACGTTTATAA
- a CDS encoding DUF4290 domain-containing protein — MIDKNLYYNTLREPLRLPEYGRHVQEMVNYVKTIPNKEERNRLAAVIIQIMANFTPYVKDTPEHKAKLWNQLAQISNYELDIDYPVPIYKTEDFKLKRKKIPYPTKNTQLKHYGNISELLVQKLSSLPDTPEKQQMLIDLANHMKKQYLLYNKEAVSDEQILSDIRLMSKNNEMQLPEVKLNETRDILYKNKKNNNIKKNNKRK; from the coding sequence ATGATAGACAAAAATTTGTATTACAACACATTAAGAGAACCCCTCCGTTTACCCGAATACGGAAGGCATGTACAAGAAATGGTAAACTACGTAAAAACCATACCCAATAAAGAAGAACGAAACCGTTTAGCTGCTGTTATTATTCAAATAATGGCCAACTTCACTCCTTATGTTAAAGATACCCCCGAACACAAAGCTAAACTATGGAATCAACTAGCACAAATATCCAATTACGAGCTAGATATTGATTACCCTGTCCCCATATATAAAACCGAAGATTTTAAACTCAAACGTAAAAAAATACCTTATCCTACAAAAAATACACAACTAAAACACTATGGCAATATATCAGAACTTTTGGTACAAAAATTGTCATCACTTCCCGACACACCCGAAAAACAACAAATGTTAATTGATTTGGCCAACCATATGAAAAAACAATACTTACTCTATAATAAAGAAGCCGTAAGTGACGAACAAATATTATCCGATATTCGCCTTATGTCTAAAAACAATGAAATGCAACTACCCGAAGTAAAACTCAACGAAACACGCGACATTTTATACAAAAACAAAAAAAACAACAACATCAAAAAAAACAATAAACGCAAATAA